The following coding sequences lie in one Mycobacterium sp. DL440 genomic window:
- a CDS encoding RidA family protein has product MSDSQVIRTDDAPAPAHTFSQGIRKGGFLQVSGQGPMDPATNTYIGEGDVKGQTRRTLENVKAILAAGGAGVDDVLMFRVYLTKREDFAAMNEVYGEFVAENVKSGQLPCRTTIFVDLPHEVMLVEIDALAVAG; this is encoded by the coding sequence GTGTCCGATTCGCAGGTCATCCGTACCGACGACGCACCGGCACCCGCTCACACCTTCAGCCAAGGCATCCGTAAGGGCGGCTTCCTCCAGGTGTCGGGGCAGGGGCCGATGGACCCCGCGACCAACACCTACATCGGCGAAGGCGACGTCAAGGGACAGACGCGCCGGACGTTGGAGAACGTCAAGGCGATCCTGGCCGCCGGTGGCGCCGGTGTCGATGACGTCCTGATGTTCCGGGTCTACCTCACCAAGCGCGAGGATTTCGCGGCCATGAACGAGGTATACGGCGAGTTCGTCGCCGAGAACGTGAAGTCCGGCCAGCTTCCTTGCCGGACAACGATATTCGTCGACCTCCCGCACGAGGTCATGCTGGTGGAGATCGACGCGCTCGCCGTCGCGGGTTGA
- a CDS encoding acyl-CoA dehydrogenase family protein: MLDWSDVDVAVRDAVREFVDKEIRPHLDELESGEMEPYPIVRKLFATFGIDTLSKESLDKRLEKLRSGEDKPSGARGGMFGGSGSPGMGFVLISELCRVSMGLVTGLGVSLGLTVSTIQSRGTLAQQERWLPGLVTYEKIGAWAITEPDSGSDAFGGMKSYVTRDGDDYILNGQKTFITNGPDADVVVVYAKLDERDGADKRNRKVLTFVLDRGMEGFVQSKPFRKMGIHSSRTGELFFNNVRLGRDRLLGETEGSDDGADEGRASARSNFSAERIGVAAMALGVIEECLRLSVDYAKTRTLWGQEISQFQLIQLKLANMEVARMNVRNMLFRVIESAEKGAPISLAEASAIKWYCSQAATDVAMEAVQLFGGNGYMTEYRVEQLARDAKSLMIYAGSNEVQITHVARGLLS, translated from the coding sequence ATGCTTGATTGGTCTGATGTCGACGTCGCTGTCCGGGACGCAGTACGCGAGTTCGTGGACAAGGAGATCCGGCCCCACCTCGATGAGCTGGAAAGCGGCGAGATGGAGCCGTATCCGATCGTGCGAAAGCTGTTCGCCACGTTCGGTATTGACACCCTCTCCAAGGAATCGCTGGACAAGCGACTGGAAAAGCTGCGCAGCGGCGAGGACAAGCCCTCGGGGGCCCGCGGTGGAATGTTCGGCGGCAGCGGTTCGCCGGGCATGGGATTCGTCCTGATCAGCGAACTGTGCCGGGTGTCGATGGGCCTCGTCACCGGCCTGGGGGTGAGCCTGGGCCTGACCGTGTCGACCATCCAGAGCCGCGGCACACTGGCCCAACAGGAACGCTGGCTGCCCGGGCTGGTGACCTACGAGAAGATCGGCGCGTGGGCGATCACCGAACCCGATTCGGGCTCGGACGCCTTCGGCGGGATGAAGTCCTATGTGACCCGTGACGGCGACGATTACATCCTCAACGGCCAGAAGACCTTCATCACCAACGGCCCGGACGCCGATGTCGTGGTGGTCTACGCGAAGTTGGATGAGCGTGACGGTGCGGACAAACGCAATCGGAAGGTGCTGACCTTCGTCCTCGATCGCGGGATGGAAGGCTTCGTACAGTCGAAGCCGTTCCGCAAGATGGGCATTCACTCATCGCGCACCGGCGAGCTGTTCTTCAACAACGTCCGGCTGGGACGTGACCGGCTCCTCGGCGAGACCGAAGGGTCCGACGATGGGGCCGACGAAGGCCGGGCCAGCGCACGATCGAACTTCTCGGCCGAACGCATCGGGGTGGCCGCGATGGCGCTGGGCGTGATCGAGGAATGCCTGCGGTTGAGCGTCGACTACGCCAAGACCCGCACCCTGTGGGGCCAGGAGATCAGCCAGTTCCAGCTGATCCAGCTCAAGCTGGCCAACATGGAGGTGGCCCGGATGAACGTGCGCAACATGCTGTTCCGCGTCATCGAATCCGCCGAGAAGGGCGCCCCGATCTCCCTCGCCGAGGCCTCCGCGATCAAGTGGTACTGCTCGCAGGCGGCCACCGACGTCGCGATGGAGGCGGTGCAGCTGTTCGGCGGCAATGGCTACATGACCGAGTACCGGGTGGAGCAGTTGGCACGTGATGCGAAGTCGCTGATGATCTACGCCGGCAGCAACGAAGTGCAGATCACCCACGTGGCACGGGGTTTGCTCAGCTAG
- a CDS encoding oxygenase MpaB family protein, whose protein sequence is MTIRATTSEHDPLGPDSLTWKYFGDLRTGMLGVWIGAIQNMYPELGAGVEEHSILLREPLQRVARSVYPIMGVVYDGDRAADTGAQIKGFHHTIKGVDGQGRRYHALNPETFYWAHATFFMLIIKTAEYFCGGLTEAEKCQLFDEHVQWYGMYGMSMRPVPKTWAEFQEYWDAKCRDELEINRATLDIFTIRIPKPWFVLMPTPVWDQLFKPLVGAQRWIAAGLFDPAVREKAGMRWTPGDEVLLRIFGKMVELAFVAVPEEIRLHPRALSAYRRAAGKLPADGPLIEAPGFMGPPRDRRGLPMHYLPRHKTLLDRAGALVHTTFSLPALRRPARRSAA, encoded by the coding sequence ATGACCATACGAGCCACCACCAGCGAGCACGATCCACTCGGCCCGGATTCGCTGACCTGGAAGTACTTCGGCGATCTGCGCACCGGGATGTTGGGCGTCTGGATCGGCGCGATCCAGAACATGTATCCCGAACTCGGTGCGGGCGTCGAGGAACACTCGATCCTGCTCCGCGAACCCCTACAACGGGTGGCCCGGTCGGTCTACCCGATCATGGGCGTCGTCTACGACGGTGACCGGGCGGCTGACACCGGCGCACAGATCAAGGGCTTTCACCACACCATCAAGGGCGTCGACGGCCAGGGCCGGCGCTATCACGCGCTGAATCCCGAGACGTTCTACTGGGCACACGCCACGTTCTTCATGCTCATCATCAAGACCGCGGAGTATTTCTGCGGCGGTCTCACCGAGGCCGAGAAGTGCCAACTGTTCGACGAGCACGTGCAGTGGTACGGCATGTACGGAATGAGTATGCGGCCAGTTCCCAAGACCTGGGCGGAATTTCAGGAGTACTGGGACGCCAAGTGCCGGGACGAGCTCGAGATCAACCGGGCCACCCTCGACATCTTCACCATCCGGATCCCCAAACCGTGGTTTGTGCTGATGCCGACGCCGGTGTGGGATCAACTGTTCAAACCCCTTGTCGGGGCGCAACGCTGGATCGCGGCCGGCCTGTTCGACCCGGCCGTGCGGGAAAAGGCCGGGATGCGTTGGACGCCCGGCGACGAGGTCCTGCTGCGGATCTTCGGCAAGATGGTCGAATTGGCATTCGTCGCGGTGCCCGAGGAGATCAGGCTGCACCCGCGCGCGCTGTCGGCCTACCGCCGCGCTGCCGGGAAGCTACCGGCCGACGGCCCCCTGATCGAAGCACCTGGCTTCATGGGACCGCCCCGTGACCGCCGCGGGCTGCCGATGCACTACCTACCGCGCCACAAGACCCTGCTGGACCGGGCCGGCGCGCTGGTGCACACCACCTTTTCCCTGCCGGCGTTGCGGCGGCCCGCCCGGCGCAGTGCAGCCTGA
- a CDS encoding adenylate/guanylate cyclase domain-containing protein translates to MDGEPFDDPSGEVGDVEQAPQQRPVKTPGLPGPLGWVQRTNRSPAVIDLVRRVRRSLPGDPDFGDRLSASGEGGPRAAARVADRLLDRDAASREVSLGALQVWQALTERVSGTPANSEVTLVFTDLVGFSSWSLRSGDDATLRLLRRVAQVIEPPVLEAGGHIVKRMGDGMMAVFSDPGTALDAMLVALDGVKNIDLDGYAPRMRVGIHTGRPQRIGSDWLGVDVNVTARVMERASSGGLVVSHTTLAGISEDELAALGVTVRRQRRQMFSNKPEGVPEDLVMYRVKTSGQSPAG, encoded by the coding sequence GTGGATGGCGAGCCGTTCGATGACCCGTCCGGCGAAGTCGGGGATGTCGAGCAGGCGCCGCAGCAGCGCCCCGTGAAGACGCCCGGGTTGCCGGGGCCATTGGGGTGGGTGCAACGCACCAATCGCAGCCCGGCCGTCATCGATCTGGTCCGGCGGGTACGTCGGTCGTTGCCCGGGGATCCGGATTTCGGTGACCGCCTCTCGGCTTCGGGTGAGGGTGGGCCCCGCGCGGCCGCGCGCGTGGCGGACCGCCTGCTCGACCGTGACGCCGCCTCGCGTGAGGTGAGCCTGGGCGCGCTACAGGTTTGGCAGGCGCTGACCGAGCGGGTCTCGGGAACTCCGGCGAATTCCGAGGTGACGCTGGTGTTCACCGATCTGGTCGGTTTCTCGTCGTGGTCGCTGCGTTCCGGCGACGACGCCACCTTGCGGTTGCTGCGACGGGTGGCGCAGGTGATCGAGCCCCCGGTGCTCGAGGCAGGCGGTCACATCGTCAAACGCATGGGCGACGGAATGATGGCGGTGTTCTCCGATCCGGGCACCGCGCTGGATGCCATGCTCGTGGCGCTCGATGGTGTCAAGAACATCGATCTGGACGGTTACGCGCCGCGGATGCGGGTCGGTATCCACACCGGGCGCCCGCAGCGCATCGGGTCCGACTGGCTCGGCGTCGACGTCAACGTCACCGCCCGGGTGATGGAACGGGCGAGCAGCGGAGGGCTCGTGGTGTCCCACACCACGTTGGCGGGCATCTCCGAGGATGAGCTGGCCGCACTCGGGGTCACTGTCAGGCGCCAACGGCGGCAGATGTTCTCGAACAAGCCCGAGGGAGTGCCCGAGGATCTGGTGATGTACCGGGTGAAGACTTCCGGGCAGTCGCCGGCGGGCTGA
- the pheS gene encoding phenylalanine--tRNA ligase subunit alpha gives MAEQPSDLSEEALTKAVSAARHAFELAGDLDALARAKTEHLGDRAPIALARQALATLPKADRADAGKRVNVARGEAQRAYDERLAALRAERDAAVLVAERIDVTLPSTRQPVGARHPITILAENVADTFVAMGWELAEGPEVETEQFNFDALNFPPDHPARSEQDTFQVAPDGSRQVLRTHTSPVQIRALLEREPPVYIISIGRTFRTDELDSTHTPVFHQVEGLAVDKGLTMANLRGTLDAFARAQFGPDGRTRFRPHFFPFTEPSAEVDIWFPGKKGGPGWVEWGGCGMVNPNVLRACGIDPDIYSGFAFGMGLERTLQFRNGIPDMRDMVEGDVRFSLPFGVGA, from the coding sequence GTGGCTGAGCAGCCCAGTGATCTCTCAGAAGAAGCCCTGACCAAAGCCGTCAGCGCGGCCCGGCATGCCTTTGAGCTGGCCGGTGACCTCGACGCGCTCGCGCGCGCCAAGACCGAGCACCTCGGTGATCGTGCCCCGATCGCCCTGGCACGCCAGGCGTTGGCAACTCTGCCGAAGGCAGACCGCGCCGACGCCGGCAAGCGGGTCAACGTCGCCCGCGGTGAGGCCCAGCGCGCGTACGACGAGCGGTTGGCCGCGCTGCGTGCCGAGCGGGACGCCGCGGTGCTGGTCGCCGAACGGATCGATGTGACGTTGCCCTCGACGCGCCAGCCGGTGGGCGCCCGGCACCCGATCACGATCCTGGCCGAGAACGTCGCCGACACCTTCGTGGCGATGGGCTGGGAGCTGGCCGAGGGGCCGGAGGTCGAGACCGAGCAGTTCAACTTCGACGCGCTCAACTTTCCGCCGGACCATCCGGCCCGCAGCGAGCAGGACACCTTCCAGGTGGCCCCTGACGGTTCGCGGCAGGTGCTGCGCACTCACACCTCACCGGTGCAGATCCGCGCGCTGCTGGAGCGGGAGCCGCCGGTCTACATCATCTCGATCGGGCGGACCTTCCGGACCGATGAACTCGATTCCACCCACACTCCGGTGTTCCACCAGGTGGAGGGGCTGGCGGTGGACAAGGGCCTGACCATGGCGAATCTGCGCGGCACGCTGGACGCCTTCGCGCGGGCCCAGTTCGGGCCGGACGGGCGCACCCGGTTCCGTCCGCACTTCTTCCCCTTCACCGAGCCGTCGGCAGAGGTGGACATCTGGTTCCCCGGCAAGAAGGGCGGCCCCGGCTGGGTCGAGTGGGGCGGCTGCGGCATGGTCAATCCGAATGTGTTGCGCGCATGCGGTATCGATCCGGATATCTACTCGGGATTTGCCTTCGGCATGGGATTGGAGCGAACCCTGCAGTTCCGCAATGGAATTCCCGACATGCGCGACATGGTCGAGGGCGATGTCCGGTTCTCGCTGCCGTTCGGGGTCGGTGCCTGA
- the pheT gene encoding phenylalanine--tRNA ligase subunit beta, whose amino-acid sequence MRIPFSWLREAVRAGAPDWDASVEELEETFIRIGHEVEEIIPVGPVTGPLTIGRVAEIEELTEFKKPIRACKVDVGESELRDIVCGATNFAVGDLVVAALPGTILPGDFKIATRKTYGRVSDGMICSASEMNLGVEGSGILVLPPGTAAPGTPAAEVLGLDDVVFHLAITPDRGYCLSVRGLAREIACAHDLDFADLADVTPLPAEGEAWPLTVQPGTGVQRFGLRPVTGIDPAAVSPWWMQRRLTLSGIRAISPAVDVTNYVMLELGHPMHAHDSSLITGGFDVRFARDGEKVVTLDDVERTLNSADVLIVDDVATAAIGGVMGAGTTEVRGSTTDVLLEAAVWDPAAVSRTQRRLHLASEAGRRYERTVDPAISVAALDRCATLLAEIGGGTVEPKLTDWRADGRTDWSQPAIQIPADLPDRTAGVEYAVGTTARRLTQIGAAVIEAAGSDVLTVTPPSWRPDMRQRADLVEEVLRLEGLEAIPSVLPTAPAGRGLTAVQKRRRAIGKSLALAGFVEILPTPFLPAGVFDAWGLAADDVRRNTTKVLNPLEADRPQLATTLLPGLLEALGRNVSRGAADVALFAIQQVVHPTAETRSVERIPNDRRPTDEEIAGLDASLPHQPQHVAAVLTGLREPAGPWGPGRPVEAADAFEAVRVIGRAAGVEFTLRAAQELPWHPGRCAEVLVGDTTVGYAGQLHPAVVERTGLPKGTCAVELDLDAMPIVEVLPAPSVSPFPAVFQDISVVVADEVAAAAVVDAVRDGAGELLEDVRLFDVYTGPQVGEGRKSLALALRFRATDRTLTEDEASAARDAAVAVAGERVGAVLRG is encoded by the coding sequence ATGCGGATTCCGTTCAGCTGGCTGCGCGAGGCCGTCCGCGCCGGTGCCCCGGACTGGGATGCCTCCGTCGAGGAACTCGAGGAGACGTTCATCCGGATCGGCCACGAGGTCGAGGAGATCATCCCGGTCGGTCCGGTGACCGGTCCGCTGACCATCGGCCGGGTCGCCGAGATCGAGGAGCTCACCGAGTTCAAGAAGCCGATCCGGGCTTGCAAGGTCGACGTCGGGGAATCCGAGCTGCGCGACATCGTTTGTGGAGCAACGAATTTCGCGGTCGGCGACCTGGTCGTGGCGGCACTGCCCGGCACTATTTTGCCCGGCGATTTCAAAATCGCCACCCGCAAGACCTACGGGCGGGTCTCCGACGGCATGATCTGCTCGGCATCGGAGATGAACCTGGGTGTCGAGGGGTCGGGCATCCTGGTGTTGCCGCCCGGTACCGCGGCACCGGGCACTCCGGCCGCCGAGGTCCTCGGGCTGGACGATGTGGTGTTCCACCTGGCGATCACCCCGGATCGCGGCTACTGCCTGTCGGTGCGCGGCCTGGCGCGTGAGATCGCCTGTGCGCACGACCTGGACTTCGCTGACCTGGCCGACGTGACACCGCTGCCTGCCGAGGGGGAGGCCTGGCCGCTGACCGTGCAGCCCGGAACCGGCGTGCAGCGCTTCGGGTTACGCCCGGTCACCGGAATCGACCCCGCCGCGGTGTCGCCGTGGTGGATGCAGCGACGGTTGACGCTCAGCGGCATCCGGGCCATCTCGCCTGCCGTCGACGTGACCAACTACGTCATGCTCGAACTCGGCCACCCGATGCACGCCCATGACAGCAGTCTGATCACCGGCGGCTTCGACGTGCGTTTCGCCCGCGATGGCGAAAAGGTGGTCACCCTCGACGATGTCGAGCGGACCTTGAACTCGGCCGACGTGTTGATCGTCGACGACGTCGCGACCGCCGCGATCGGCGGTGTGATGGGTGCGGGCACCACCGAGGTGCGCGGTTCCACCACCGATGTGCTGCTGGAGGCGGCGGTGTGGGATCCGGCGGCGGTGTCGCGCACCCAGCGTCGCCTGCACCTGGCGAGCGAGGCCGGGCGCCGTTACGAGCGGACGGTCGACCCGGCCATTTCGGTTGCCGCACTGGATCGTTGCGCCACCCTGCTGGCCGAGATCGGCGGCGGGACCGTCGAACCGAAGCTCACGGACTGGCGCGCGGACGGGCGCACCGACTGGTCCCAACCGGCCATTCAGATCCCTGCTGACCTGCCCGACCGCACTGCGGGCGTCGAATATGCCGTCGGCACCACGGCACGCCGGCTGACCCAGATCGGCGCCGCGGTAATTGAAGCGGCCGGGTCCGATGTGCTCACCGTCACCCCGCCGAGTTGGCGGCCCGACATGCGTCAGCGTGCCGACCTCGTGGAGGAGGTGCTGCGACTGGAGGGGCTGGAGGCCATCCCGTCGGTGCTGCCGACCGCACCGGCCGGCCGTGGTCTGACCGCGGTCCAGAAGCGTCGCCGCGCGATCGGGAAGTCGCTGGCGCTGGCCGGATTCGTCGAGATCCTGCCCACGCCGTTCCTGCCCGCAGGGGTGTTCGATGCGTGGGGTCTGGCCGCCGACGATGTCCGCCGCAACACCACCAAGGTGCTCAACCCGCTGGAGGCCGACCGGCCGCAGTTGGCCACCACGTTGTTGCCCGGATTGTTGGAAGCCTTGGGCCGCAACGTCTCTCGTGGTGCCGCCGATGTCGCACTGTTCGCGATTCAGCAGGTGGTCCATCCCACGGCCGAGACCCGGTCCGTCGAGCGCATCCCGAACGACCGGAGGCCCACCGACGAGGAGATCGCCGGGCTGGACGCCTCGTTGCCGCATCAACCGCAGCATGTCGCCGCGGTGCTGACCGGGCTGCGCGAGCCCGCCGGACCGTGGGGCCCGGGGCGTCCGGTGGAGGCGGCCGACGCATTCGAGGCGGTCCGCGTGATCGGCCGGGCCGCCGGAGTGGAGTTCACCCTGCGCGCCGCCCAGGAGCTGCCGTGGCATCCGGGGCGTTGTGCCGAGGTGCTGGTCGGCGATACCACCGTCGGCTACGCCGGCCAGTTGCACCCGGCGGTCGTCGAGCGGACAGGCCTGCCCAAGGGCACCTGCGCCGTTGAACTCGATCTCGATGCGATGCCGATTGTCGAGGTGCTGCCGGCACCGTCAGTGTCACCGTTCCCGGCGGTGTTCCAGGACATCAGCGTGGTTGTGGCCGACGAGGTGGCCGCGGCCGCCGTCGTCGACGCGGTGCGCGACGGGGCCGGCGAGCTGCTGGAGGACGTTCGGTTGTTCGACGTCTACACCGGCCCGCAGGTCGGCGAGGGGCGCAAGTCACTGGCCCTGGCGCTGCGGTTCCGCGCTACCGACCGGACGCTGACCGAAGACGAAGCCAGTGCCGCCCGCGACGCGGCGGTCGCCGTGGCGGGCGAGCGGGTCGGCGCGGTCCTGCGCGGCTGA
- the argC gene encoding N-acetyl-gamma-glutamyl-phosphate reductase — translation MTSIAVAGASGYAGGEILRLLLGHPAYADGRLTIGALTAASSAGTSVAEHHPHLLPLASRVLEPTDAEVLAGHDVVFLGLPHGHSAALAEQLGPDTLIIDCGADFRLTNAADWEKFYGSAHAGSWPYGLPELPGARDRLKGAKRIAVPGCYPTAALLALLPAVGADLVDPAVTVVAVSGTSGAGKSAKVDLLGSEVIGSARAYSVAGGHRHTPEIAQGLRAVTDKDVTVSFTPVLIPTSRGILATCTARTEASEAEIRAAYEKAYDAEPFIHLLPEGQLPKTGSVIGSNAAQIAVAVDTEAHTLVAIAAIDNLTKGTGGAAVQSMNLALGWPETEGLSIVGVAP, via the coding sequence ATGACTTCGATAGCGGTGGCCGGCGCCAGCGGCTACGCCGGCGGAGAGATCCTGCGATTGCTGCTCGGGCATCCGGCCTACGCTGACGGCCGGTTGACCATCGGGGCGTTGACCGCGGCCTCCAGCGCCGGGACCAGCGTCGCCGAGCATCATCCGCACTTGCTGCCGTTGGCCTCGCGCGTTCTGGAACCCACCGACGCCGAGGTGCTGGCCGGGCATGACGTGGTGTTTCTCGGACTCCCGCACGGTCATTCCGCGGCACTGGCCGAGCAGCTCGGTCCCGACACCCTGATCATCGACTGTGGTGCCGACTTCCGGCTGACCAACGCCGCGGACTGGGAGAAGTTCTACGGTTCGGCGCATGCGGGCAGCTGGCCCTACGGGCTGCCCGAACTGCCCGGCGCGCGTGACCGGTTGAAGGGCGCCAAGCGCATCGCGGTGCCCGGCTGCTATCCGACCGCGGCACTGCTGGCGCTGTTGCCCGCCGTCGGCGCCGATCTCGTCGATCCGGCCGTCACGGTGGTCGCCGTGAGCGGCACCTCGGGTGCGGGCAAGTCCGCCAAGGTGGACCTGCTGGGCTCGGAGGTGATCGGCTCGGCCCGTGCCTACAGTGTCGCCGGCGGGCACCGGCATACCCCGGAGATCGCCCAGGGGCTGCGTGCGGTGACCGACAAAGACGTCACCGTGTCGTTCACGCCGGTGCTGATCCCGACCTCCCGCGGCATTCTGGCCACCTGCACCGCGCGCACCGAGGCATCAGAAGCCGAGATCCGGGCGGCCTACGAAAAGGCTTATGACGCAGAGCCGTTCATCCACCTCCTGCCGGAGGGTCAGCTGCCGAAGACCGGTTCGGTGATCGGCAGCAATGCCGCGCAGATCGCGGTCGCTGTGGATACCGAAGCGCACACTCTCGTGGCCATCGCCGCCATCGACAACCTCACCAAGGGCACCGGCGGTGCCGCGGTGCAGTCGATGAACCTGGCGCTGGGCTGGCCGGAAACCGAAGGACTGTCGATCGTGGGAGTGGCACCGTGA
- the argJ gene encoding bifunctional glutamate N-acetyltransferase/amino-acid acetyltransferase ArgJ, producing MTQVTTGSKLVRTQGVTAPAGFRAAGIAAGIKASGAPDLALVFNEGPDYAAAGVFTRNKIKAAPVQWSQRVLTTGRLRAVVLNSGGANACTGPLGFQDTHATAEAVAGALSDWGTETGAIEVAVCSTGLIGDRLPMDKVLAGVTEIVHDIAGGLTGGDDAARAIMTTDTVPKQVALHHSVESGENWTLGGMAKGAGMLAPSLATMLVVLTTDAVADAAALDTALRRAAALTFDRLDVDGSCSTNDTVLLLASGASEIAPSQDDLNEAVLRVCDDLCAQLQADAEGVTKRVVITVTGADSDDDALVAARVIARDSLVKTALFGSDPNWGRVLAAVGIAPVKLDPERISVSFNGSPVCVDGAGAPGARDVDLSGEDIAVVVDLAVGSEGGHSASIRTTDLSHAYVEENSAYSS from the coding sequence GTGACGCAAGTGACAACTGGCAGCAAGCTGGTCCGCACCCAAGGAGTCACCGCCCCCGCGGGTTTCCGGGCGGCCGGCATTGCCGCCGGGATCAAGGCTTCCGGCGCGCCGGACCTGGCCCTGGTGTTCAACGAGGGACCGGACTACGCCGCGGCAGGCGTGTTCACCCGAAACAAGATCAAGGCTGCTCCGGTGCAATGGTCACAGCGAGTGCTGACCACCGGCCGGCTGCGTGCGGTGGTCCTGAACTCGGGTGGCGCCAACGCCTGCACCGGCCCGCTGGGGTTCCAGGACACCCACGCCACCGCCGAAGCCGTGGCCGGCGCGCTGAGCGACTGGGGCACCGAGACCGGTGCCATCGAGGTTGCGGTGTGCTCGACGGGCCTGATCGGTGACCGGCTGCCGATGGACAAGGTGCTGGCCGGGGTCACCGAGATCGTGCACGACATCGCGGGCGGCCTGACCGGGGGCGACGACGCCGCGCGGGCGATCATGACCACCGACACCGTGCCGAAACAGGTTGCGCTGCACCATTCGGTGGAGTCGGGGGAGAACTGGACCCTCGGCGGGATGGCCAAGGGCGCCGGGATGCTGGCGCCGTCACTGGCCACCATGCTGGTGGTGCTGACCACCGACGCCGTCGCAGACGCTGCGGCACTGGACACCGCGCTCCGGCGGGCCGCGGCACTGACCTTCGACCGGCTCGACGTCGACGGCAGCTGCTCGACCAACGACACCGTGCTGCTGCTCGCCTCGGGCGCCAGCGAAATCGCCCCGAGTCAGGACGATCTCAACGAGGCCGTGCTGCGGGTCTGCGACGACCTGTGCGCGCAGTTGCAGGCCGATGCCGAAGGCGTCACCAAGCGTGTCGTCATCACCGTGACCGGCGCCGACAGCGACGACGATGCGCTGGTCGCGGCGCGCGTCATCGCCCGCGACAGCCTGGTCAAGACCGCGCTGTTCGGCTCCGACCCCAACTGGGGCCGGGTCCTGGCCGCGGTCGGCATCGCGCCGGTGAAGCTCGATCCTGAGCGGATCAGCGTGTCGTTCAACGGTTCTCCGGTGTGCGTCGACGGGGCCGGTGCCCCAGGCGCGCGCGATGTCGACCTGTCCGGCGAGGACATCGCCGTGGTGGTGGACCTGGCGGTGGGCTCGGAGGGAGGCCACAGCGCTTCCATCAGGACCACCGACCTGTCGCATGCCTACGTCGAAGAGAACTCGGCCTACAGCTCATGA
- the argB gene encoding acetylglutamate kinase → MNQAIERGVKAQVLASALPWLKQLHGKIVVVKYGGNAMTDDTLKAAFAADMVFLRNCGIHPVVVHGGGPQISAMLKKLGIPGDFKGGFRVTTPEVLDVARMVLFGQVGRELVNLINAHGPYAVGLTGEDAHLFTAVRRSVTVDGVATDIGLVGDVEHVNAGSLLDLIAAGRIPVVSTIGPDVDGVVHNINADTAAAALAEALGAEKLIMLTDVEGLYTDWPDRSSLVNEIDTAALTQLLPSLESGMVPKIEACLRAVAGGVPSAHVIDGRVEHCVLVELFTDEGTGTKVVAK, encoded by the coding sequence ATGAATCAAGCCATCGAGCGCGGCGTCAAGGCCCAGGTGCTCGCCTCGGCGCTGCCGTGGCTCAAGCAACTGCACGGCAAGATCGTCGTCGTCAAGTACGGCGGCAACGCCATGACCGACGACACTCTCAAAGCGGCCTTCGCCGCCGACATGGTGTTCCTGCGCAACTGCGGCATCCATCCCGTGGTGGTGCACGGGGGCGGGCCGCAGATCAGTGCGATGCTCAAGAAGCTCGGCATCCCAGGCGATTTCAAGGGCGGCTTCCGGGTGACCACCCCGGAGGTCCTCGATGTGGCGCGCATGGTGCTGTTCGGTCAGGTGGGCCGGGAGCTGGTCAACCTGATCAACGCCCACGGCCCGTACGCGGTGGGCCTGACCGGTGAGGACGCGCACCTGTTCACCGCGGTGCGGCGCAGCGTCACCGTGGACGGGGTGGCCACCGATATCGGGCTGGTCGGCGACGTCGAACACGTCAACGCCGGGTCCCTGCTGGATCTCATTGCCGCAGGCCGGATTCCGGTGGTCTCAACCATCGGTCCGGATGTCGACGGTGTGGTGCACAACATCAACGCCGACACCGCGGCTGCGGCGCTGGCCGAGGCCCTGGGCGCCGAGAAGCTGATCATGCTCACCGATGTGGAGGGCCTGTACACCGATTGGCCGGACCGCTCCTCGCTGGTCAACGAGATCGACACAGCGGCCCTGACACAGCTGCTGCCGTCTCTCGAATCCGGCATGGTGCCCAAGATCGAGGCCTGCCTGCGGGCGGTGGCCGGCGGGGTGCCGAGCGCGCATGTGATCGACGGCCGCGTCGAACACTGTGTGCTCGTCGAGCTTTTCACCGATGAAGGAACTGGAACGAAAGTGGTGGCGAAGTGA